The proteins below come from a single Rhodopirellula bahusiensis genomic window:
- a CDS encoding restriction endonuclease has protein sequence MDTYKTAGWFKFQEDIKEHFLSLGADAETNVSVQGARTIHDVDVLVRTRFLGENLQWIVEAKHWKTKITKLHVLALRTIADDVGADRAFIVSTSGFQKGAYEAADNTNVTLKTFKELREHTRELVESEILESYKQRLRLTEKRCLAHSKSRRIKYGLRHERVFGSGEFSAAEILMKAHTAIVLAENRQYPIDLEMYLTDRKGESVAYSFQQLINWLNLNLNHFDERLLKAEWDMAKNGDYIPSGKITQSEYVLFGDALAEALRLLFSNSHDGTYMDRT, from the coding sequence ATGGATACTTATAAAACAGCTGGTTGGTTTAAATTCCAGGAAGACATAAAAGAGCACTTTCTTTCGCTGGGCGCTGATGCTGAAACAAATGTGTCAGTTCAGGGTGCTCGGACCATTCATGATGTTGACGTTCTCGTTCGCACACGTTTTTTAGGTGAAAACCTTCAGTGGATAGTCGAGGCTAAGCACTGGAAAACAAAAATCACCAAGTTGCACGTACTCGCACTGCGAACGATCGCAGATGACGTCGGCGCAGACCGAGCGTTCATCGTATCGACGAGCGGATTCCAGAAAGGGGCGTACGAAGCAGCAGACAACACGAACGTGACTTTGAAAACTTTTAAAGAATTAAGGGAACATACGAGAGAGCTTGTTGAAAGCGAAATCCTAGAGTCATACAAACAGAGATTGCGTCTCACCGAAAAGCGTTGTTTGGCACATTCAAAGTCCAGAAGGATTAAATACGGTCTTCGCCATGAGCGAGTATTTGGGTCTGGCGAATTTTCTGCCGCCGAAATACTCATGAAAGCTCACACCGCGATAGTTTTGGCCGAAAATCGCCAGTATCCCATTGATTTGGAAATGTACCTCACCGACCGCAAGGGCGAGTCTGTCGCCTACAGTTTCCAACAGCTGATCAACTGGCTGAATCTCAATCTCAACCACTTTGATGAGCGTCTGCTCAAGGCCGAGTGGGATATGGCTAAGAATGGCGACTACATCCCGTCCGGCAAAATTACTCAATCGGAATATGTGCTATTCGGAGATGCCTTAGCGGAGGCTCTGCGGTTATTGTTTTCGAATTCGCACGACGGAACATACATGGATCGAACGTAA
- the tmk gene encoding dTMP kinase, giving the protein MTQEPSHPYPGRLITLDGIDGVGKSSQIEILTERLRSEGREVLCVRDPGSTDLGTKLRAMLLDSDLQMHRRTEAMLFMASRCEMIESTLRSALADGVTVISDRFLLANVVYQSVGGEVDSQTLWRLGRLACGGIQPDVTLLLDLPAEISMRRVGGEPDRMESRGVDYMAKVRQAFLDELPNAGGRTHVIDASGTIERVAEAIAAIELF; this is encoded by the coding sequence ATGACCCAGGAGCCATCTCACCCGTACCCGGGTCGCTTGATCACACTGGACGGAATCGACGGGGTTGGGAAGTCGTCCCAAATCGAAATTTTGACCGAGCGTTTGCGATCCGAAGGTCGTGAAGTGCTGTGCGTTCGAGATCCCGGATCGACGGATTTGGGGACAAAGCTGCGTGCGATGTTACTGGACAGTGATCTGCAAATGCATCGTCGCACCGAAGCGATGTTGTTCATGGCCAGTCGCTGCGAAATGATTGAATCGACGCTTCGTTCGGCATTGGCCGATGGAGTGACGGTGATCAGTGACCGGTTCTTGCTGGCCAACGTGGTCTATCAAAGTGTCGGCGGCGAAGTCGATTCGCAAACGCTTTGGAGACTGGGACGATTAGCGTGTGGTGGCATCCAGCCCGACGTGACGCTGTTGCTGGATCTACCCGCTGAGATCTCGATGCGACGAGTCGGTGGCGAACCCGATCGGATGGAATCGCGAGGCGTGGACTACATGGCCAAGGTCCGTCAAGCGTTCTTGGACGAGTTGCCCAACGCCGGTGGTCGCACCCACGTCATTGACGCCTCGGGAACGATCGAAAGAGTCGCCGAAGCCATCGCAGCCATCGAGCTGTTTTGA
- a CDS encoding transcriptional regulator: protein MKRVSLPVVSAQDYRGAVEGELWELRPAAVAGSFSARSQPVNDSPEAIAKLAESMLQTPADFPTVVEAIVPGDHVALAVDPNVPRISDVLSGVLSLLGQANAGKVSVVLWNEADDALVSRLQETLDEVQSGQATLKPMKVEVVRHEPHRRESLRYIVADENAEAVYLAKDLVDADFTLPILSARARDAINNIDPTGIFPLFADAATQHRYQTGVTTEPSEAAWLLGVQVMMLVSADAAGELGRLIAGTPDALRHELTNLYASGETADQEAWDRDESETASPTVSETVPTAEMVVAALDGDQTSQTWANLARAAIAAGRHVTPGGTIVIWSQVDTPPSPVWMRELGQPPIGIESSDTETESDDAESEENNTAALDQDTAFKSWDTETPLAQQWNQLIADGHVLLHCQLDDDVIESLGMGVIHSVEELRTLGARLNGAGVLRAAHYHTESIVAFSMTDEEVEP, encoded by the coding sequence ATGAAACGTGTTTCGTTGCCAGTCGTCTCCGCCCAGGATTACCGCGGGGCGGTCGAAGGCGAATTGTGGGAGTTGAGACCTGCCGCCGTCGCGGGCTCCTTCTCGGCTCGTTCACAACCCGTCAACGATTCACCTGAAGCGATCGCGAAGCTGGCGGAGAGCATGTTGCAAACGCCGGCGGACTTCCCGACCGTTGTTGAAGCGATTGTTCCGGGCGACCATGTGGCCCTGGCGGTCGACCCCAACGTCCCACGAATTTCGGATGTGCTGAGCGGCGTGCTGTCGTTGTTGGGCCAAGCCAACGCGGGCAAGGTCAGCGTCGTGCTATGGAACGAAGCCGACGACGCCTTGGTCTCACGACTGCAAGAAACACTCGACGAGGTGCAGTCCGGCCAAGCAACCCTCAAGCCGATGAAGGTCGAGGTGGTTCGCCACGAACCCCATCGCCGCGAAAGCCTGCGTTACATCGTTGCGGATGAAAACGCGGAAGCGGTCTACTTGGCAAAGGACTTGGTCGACGCCGACTTCACCTTGCCAATCCTCTCCGCGCGAGCCCGTGACGCAATCAACAACATTGACCCGACGGGAATCTTTCCACTCTTCGCCGACGCCGCGACCCAACATCGGTACCAAACGGGCGTGACAACGGAACCGTCCGAAGCGGCTTGGTTGCTGGGCGTGCAAGTCATGATGCTGGTTTCCGCCGACGCCGCCGGCGAACTTGGTCGCTTGATCGCGGGCACGCCAGATGCTTTGCGCCATGAGTTGACCAACTTGTACGCCAGTGGAGAAACGGCGGACCAAGAAGCTTGGGACCGCGACGAATCAGAGACCGCTTCGCCCACCGTCAGCGAGACGGTTCCCACCGCGGAAATGGTGGTCGCTGCTCTCGATGGAGATCAAACCTCGCAAACCTGGGCCAACCTGGCTCGCGCAGCCATCGCCGCCGGACGCCACGTCACACCTGGTGGAACGATTGTGATTTGGTCGCAAGTCGACACACCGCCCAGTCCCGTGTGGATGCGTGAACTTGGACAACCGCCGATTGGCATTGAGTCCAGCGATACCGAAACGGAGTCCGACGATGCCGAGTCCGAAGAGAACAATACCGCCGCGTTGGATCAAGACACGGCTTTCAAAAGCTGGGATACCGAAACACCTTTGGCCCAGCAATGGAATCAATTGATTGCGGATGGGCATGTTCTGCTGCACTGCCAACTGGACGATGACGTGATCGAATCACTCGGGATGGGAGTCATCCATTCGGTCGAAGAACTTCGAACGCTCGGAGCACGTCTCAATGGTGCCGGAGTATTGCGTGCGGCGCACTACCACACCGAATCCATCGTTGCCTTCTCCATGACCGATGAGGAGGTTGAACCATGA
- a CDS encoding NUDIX hydrolase, producing the protein MKKKPSAATVKKSAKKSTSRKSAKKSSRKAHPAAHPASDKSVAKPAAKKAKKSVKKKAAKKSAVKSVRKKDSKSAKPSQERIEKAFRYCPSCRTPNDNPGAIPFRCEECGFAFFFGPVAAVGALVVNEAQELLLVRRARDPGKGQWGLPGGFVDRGESIEGALHREVAEETQLKLTELSLLTTGPNNYTYAGVTADVIDLFFVCKVPADSKIQLELAELSEFKWCVPTKRELNNMAFPSNRIAVEKWLRERKKQVSK; encoded by the coding sequence ATGAAGAAGAAACCGAGCGCAGCCACCGTCAAAAAGTCAGCCAAGAAATCAACTTCGCGAAAATCAGCGAAGAAGTCTTCTCGCAAAGCACATCCCGCCGCTCACCCCGCCAGTGACAAGAGTGTCGCCAAACCCGCCGCCAAGAAGGCGAAGAAATCGGTAAAGAAAAAGGCGGCAAAAAAGTCCGCCGTCAAAAGCGTTCGTAAGAAGGATTCCAAGTCGGCAAAACCTTCGCAAGAACGCATCGAGAAGGCGTTTCGCTATTGCCCGTCTTGTCGAACACCCAATGACAACCCTGGTGCGATCCCGTTTCGTTGCGAGGAGTGCGGTTTCGCATTCTTCTTCGGACCGGTCGCTGCTGTTGGAGCCCTGGTCGTCAACGAAGCCCAAGAACTGTTGCTCGTTCGTCGAGCACGCGACCCGGGAAAAGGACAATGGGGATTGCCGGGTGGCTTTGTCGATCGAGGCGAATCCATCGAGGGAGCTTTGCACCGTGAAGTTGCCGAAGAGACTCAGTTGAAATTGACCGAACTGTCACTATTGACGACTGGACCGAACAATTACACCTACGCCGGTGTGACCGCCGACGTGATCGATTTGTTCTTTGTATGCAAGGTTCCCGCGGATTCAAAAATCCAATTGGAACTTGCCGAACTGAGCGAGTTCAAATGGTGTGTGCCAACCAAACGCGAACTGAACAACATGGCGTTCCCGTCCAATCGAATTGCGGTTGAAAAGTGGCTGCGAGAACGTAAGAAGCAGGTCTCCAAATGA
- a CDS encoding metal ABC transporter solute-binding protein, Zn/Mn family: MRTCIGLMLLLVLSATGGCVNSAGKTKSDKLQVLATTAMVGDVVKAIGGDKIEVTVLLGPGVDPHLYKTTRDDVAQILEADVVFYSGLMLEGKMTDTFAKVGKNKPVFAVTEDLDDSRLLSDSQQTDHPDPHVWFDVELWSLTANKVAKVLGDELPSHINAFEKNSVNYQAELRNLAADAKAALATIPKEQRILITSHDAFGYLGRAYDIEVMGVQGISTDSEAGLQRINQLVDLIVEKKVPAVFVETSVNGKSIQALIDGAKSRGHTVTIGGELYSDAAGEAGTYEGTYLGMIDHNVTLITRALGGDAPEKGLRGKLGMDAETTPETSNAPN; the protein is encoded by the coding sequence ATGCGGACTTGCATCGGGTTGATGTTGCTCCTCGTGTTGTCAGCGACCGGCGGCTGCGTCAATTCAGCCGGCAAAACCAAGAGCGACAAACTGCAAGTTCTCGCGACCACCGCGATGGTGGGCGACGTTGTCAAAGCAATCGGTGGCGACAAGATCGAGGTCACCGTGTTGCTCGGGCCCGGAGTCGACCCGCACCTCTACAAAACGACTCGCGACGACGTCGCTCAAATTCTGGAAGCTGACGTCGTGTTCTATTCGGGCCTGATGCTCGAAGGAAAAATGACCGACACGTTTGCCAAAGTCGGCAAGAACAAACCCGTTTTCGCGGTGACTGAAGACCTGGACGACAGCCGTCTGTTGTCCGATTCTCAACAAACCGACCATCCCGATCCACACGTTTGGTTCGATGTTGAACTTTGGTCGCTGACGGCCAACAAAGTCGCCAAAGTCTTGGGGGACGAATTGCCCTCGCACATCAATGCATTCGAGAAGAACTCGGTGAACTACCAAGCGGAATTGCGAAATCTCGCCGCGGATGCGAAAGCCGCTCTCGCAACGATTCCGAAGGAACAACGCATCCTGATCACCTCGCACGATGCGTTTGGCTACCTCGGACGAGCGTATGACATCGAGGTGATGGGTGTGCAGGGAATTTCAACCGACTCAGAAGCCGGACTGCAACGCATCAACCAACTCGTTGACTTGATCGTCGAGAAGAAGGTTCCCGCCGTGTTTGTCGAAACCAGCGTGAACGGAAAAAGCATCCAAGCCTTGATCGATGGTGCCAAATCCCGCGGGCACACAGTCACAATTGGTGGCGAACTATACTCCGACGCAGCCGGCGAAGCAGGGACCTATGAAGGAACCTATTTGGGCATGATTGATCACAATGTGACTTTGATCACCCGAGCCTTGGGAGGCGACGCCCCCGAAAAAGGATTGCGAGGCAAACTCGGCATGGACGCGGAAACGACACCCGAAACATCGAACGCCCCGAACTAG
- a CDS encoding metal ABC transporter ATP-binding protein, which produces MSSSATPADSFVSNKPAGSTGDGEGSSSIALKVDDLTVAYHRKPVIWDVELEIPAGNLVGIVGPNGAGKSTLLKAAMDLIPRASGRVEFFGQPYSKSRGRVGYVPQRESVDWDFPVDALDVVTMGLYRQLGWCMPVRKKHRDMAREALARVGIADLAHRQISQLSGGQQQRTFLARALVQNADLYLMDEPLAAVDAATEAAIIDLLRQMRADGKTAVVIHHDLQSVPDYFDYVVLLNMRVVASGKTDEVFTSENLQKTYGGRLTLLDEATEAMRRRERSI; this is translated from the coding sequence ATGAGTTCGTCCGCCACCCCCGCCGACTCCTTTGTTTCGAACAAACCCGCCGGATCAACCGGCGACGGCGAAGGTTCGTCTTCGATCGCGTTGAAGGTCGACGATCTGACGGTGGCCTATCATCGCAAACCAGTCATCTGGGATGTCGAGCTTGAGATCCCAGCGGGCAACTTGGTTGGAATCGTTGGCCCCAACGGAGCCGGCAAAAGCACGCTGCTGAAAGCGGCCATGGACCTGATCCCGCGAGCGTCCGGGCGAGTCGAGTTTTTTGGGCAACCCTATTCCAAATCACGTGGCCGTGTGGGCTATGTCCCGCAACGCGAAAGCGTGGACTGGGACTTTCCAGTCGATGCACTCGACGTGGTGACAATGGGACTGTATCGACAATTGGGTTGGTGCATGCCGGTTCGGAAGAAGCATCGCGACATGGCTCGGGAAGCGCTCGCACGCGTTGGCATTGCGGACCTGGCACATCGTCAAATCAGTCAACTTTCCGGCGGCCAACAACAACGCACGTTCCTGGCACGAGCACTCGTGCAGAATGCGGATCTCTACTTGATGGACGAACCGCTGGCTGCGGTTGATGCGGCGACGGAAGCTGCGATCATCGATTTGCTGCGCCAAATGCGCGCGGATGGAAAAACGGCGGTCGTCATTCACCACGACTTGCAATCGGTCCCCGACTACTTTGACTACGTCGTGTTGTTGAACATGCGAGTCGTCGCGTCAGGTAAAACCGACGAAGTCTTCACCAGCGAGAATCTGCAGAAGACTTATGGTGGACGATTGACGTTGCTGGACGAAGCCACCGAAGCGATGCGTCGCCGGGAACGGTCAATCTGA
- a CDS encoding metal ABC transporter permease, which yields MTEQLWRVISLQDHNTRVVIFGAAMLGLAAGLVGCFTLLRRRALVGDALAHAALPGIAIAFLWVSAMGGNGRSLPVLLAGATVSGLFGIASILIIRRGTRIKEDAALGIVLSVFFGLGLELLGIAQQMKNGNKAGLESFIYGKTASMVESDAWLITVASLICVVVCVGLFKEFKLLCFDEAFAGSRGYPVVLLDAALMSVVVVITIIGLQAVGLVLVIALLVIPAASARFWTDRLVWMMVLSSAIGMTGCLIGAAASAMLPRLPSGAMIVLTTGVGFLISFFVGARRGLLIRMWRRRSLNASIDRQHLLRELYELFENDPSRLSVSWEELVQARSWSNKRLRKILDQASNDGWVSENITKMEFALTKRGESEARRLTRRHRLWELYLIHHADIAPQRVDRDADAIEHVLEPETVAELESLLNAELGERRMPTDPHASSAEGVEA from the coding sequence ATGACCGAACAACTTTGGCGTGTGATCAGTCTGCAGGATCACAACACACGAGTCGTGATCTTTGGCGCCGCGATGTTGGGGCTCGCTGCGGGTTTGGTGGGCTGCTTCACGCTGCTTCGCCGTCGCGCATTGGTCGGCGATGCACTCGCTCATGCGGCGCTACCCGGAATCGCGATCGCATTCCTTTGGGTCTCGGCAATGGGCGGCAATGGACGTTCGCTGCCTGTCTTGCTGGCGGGCGCCACCGTGTCGGGCTTGTTTGGAATCGCTTCGATCTTGATCATTCGTCGCGGCACTCGCATCAAGGAGGACGCGGCTCTCGGAATCGTGCTCAGCGTCTTCTTTGGATTGGGTTTGGAACTGTTGGGGATTGCCCAGCAAATGAAGAACGGCAACAAAGCCGGGCTGGAATCTTTCATCTATGGTAAGACCGCCTCGATGGTCGAAAGCGATGCGTGGTTGATCACGGTCGCTTCGTTGATCTGCGTGGTCGTTTGCGTGGGTCTGTTCAAAGAATTCAAACTGCTGTGCTTTGACGAGGCTTTCGCGGGCTCGCGTGGTTACCCGGTCGTCTTGCTCGACGCCGCACTGATGAGCGTGGTGGTCGTGATCACGATCATCGGACTGCAGGCCGTCGGATTGGTTTTGGTGATTGCACTGTTGGTCATTCCCGCCGCATCGGCTCGGTTTTGGACGGACCGATTGGTTTGGATGATGGTGCTTTCATCGGCCATCGGCATGACGGGATGCTTGATCGGAGCCGCCGCCAGCGCGATGCTGCCGCGATTGCCCAGCGGCGCGATGATCGTGTTGACCACCGGTGTTGGTTTCCTCATCAGTTTCTTTGTTGGGGCTCGCCGCGGTTTGTTGATTCGCATGTGGCGTCGTCGGTCTCTCAACGCCAGCATCGATCGTCAACACCTTCTGCGAGAACTCTATGAACTGTTTGAGAACGACCCCAGCCGGCTGTCGGTTTCGTGGGAGGAACTGGTTCAGGCCCGCAGTTGGTCCAACAAACGACTCCGCAAAATCCTGGATCAAGCTTCCAACGATGGATGGGTGAGCGAGAACATCACCAAGATGGAGTTTGCCCTCACCAAACGCGGCGAATCCGAAGCTCGCCGACTAACACGACGCCACCGGTTGTGGGAACTGTATTTGATTCATCACGCCGACATCGCTCCTCAGCGAGTCGACCGGGACGCCGATGCGATTGAACACGTGCTCGAACCAGAAACCGTTGCGGAACTTGAATCGCTGCTTAACGCCGAATTGGGTGAGCGACGAATGCCGACGGACCCTCACGCTTCATCCGCCGAAGGAGTCGAAGCATGA
- a CDS encoding metal ABC transporter permease — translation MIALADSTPFWMIEWNWALDGWIVAAGMLCAVASSLLGCFLVLRRMSLLGDAISHAVLPGLAAAFLISGSRSSGWMFLGAVIVGVLTALLSDWIHVRGEVDEGASMGVVFTTLFAAGLIMIVLAADRVDLDPGCVLYGAIESTPLDTWAIPIPILGETNVPRVVVVLSIVTLINAAFVIFFFKELKMATFDAELATSSGFSAKAIHYVLMTLVAVTAVASFESVGNILVVAMLVVPAATAYLLTDRLGMMILLACVIGAASAWVGHVAAVEIPTWFGFRSTTTAGMMAVATGFAFTLAVVGSPRRGLVPQWFRKQWLRWTILTDDVLALLYRMEEKTLDERPIADAMAMQADLDAWMANVLLTNRFAIKSAVKYHAWRGRLETTQADASAVEASEASAKEHSEVLVPKLTEVGRSEAESLVRSHRLWEQYLVTRVDLEGSRIHQQAHQLEHFTDRQLQDQLDHQTDSPEKDPHGSPIPSASDKHS, via the coding sequence ATGATCGCGTTGGCTGACTCAACACCTTTTTGGATGATCGAGTGGAACTGGGCGCTCGATGGTTGGATCGTCGCGGCGGGAATGCTGTGCGCGGTCGCATCATCGCTTCTTGGTTGCTTCCTGGTGCTTCGCCGGATGAGCCTGCTGGGCGACGCGATCAGCCACGCGGTACTACCCGGTTTGGCCGCCGCATTTCTCATCTCGGGCAGTCGAAGCAGTGGCTGGATGTTCCTCGGCGCCGTCATTGTCGGCGTTCTCACGGCACTGCTGTCCGACTGGATTCACGTTCGCGGTGAAGTCGACGAGGGCGCCTCCATGGGCGTCGTCTTCACAACGTTGTTCGCCGCGGGTTTGATCATGATCGTGCTCGCCGCCGATCGAGTTGACCTCGATCCGGGATGCGTTCTGTATGGAGCCATTGAATCAACGCCGCTGGATACCTGGGCGATCCCAATCCCCATTCTCGGTGAAACCAATGTCCCGCGAGTCGTGGTCGTGCTGTCGATTGTCACGTTGATCAACGCAGCGTTTGTGATCTTCTTCTTTAAAGAACTGAAGATGGCGACCTTCGACGCTGAGCTGGCAACCTCCAGCGGTTTTTCGGCCAAAGCGATCCACTACGTGTTGATGACCTTGGTCGCGGTGACCGCCGTGGCCAGCTTTGAGAGCGTGGGCAATATTCTGGTCGTTGCAATGCTGGTCGTTCCTGCCGCAACCGCGTATTTGCTGACCGATCGACTTGGCATGATGATCTTATTGGCCTGCGTGATCGGCGCCGCGTCGGCTTGGGTTGGTCACGTGGCCGCCGTAGAGATTCCAACTTGGTTCGGTTTCCGCAGCACCACCACCGCCGGCATGATGGCGGTCGCCACCGGATTCGCGTTCACGCTAGCCGTGGTCGGTTCGCCACGTCGCGGATTGGTCCCCCAGTGGTTCCGCAAACAGTGGCTGCGATGGACGATTCTCACCGACGATGTGCTGGCGTTGCTGTACCGAATGGAAGAGAAGACTTTGGACGAACGACCGATCGCCGACGCCATGGCGATGCAAGCCGACCTCGATGCCTGGATGGCGAATGTGTTGCTGACCAACCGTTTCGCAATCAAGTCCGCGGTCAAGTATCACGCATGGCGCGGTCGCCTCGAAACGACTCAGGCGGATGCGTCGGCGGTTGAAGCTAGCGAGGCGTCTGCGAAAGAACATTCCGAGGTCTTGGTTCCGAAGCTGACCGAGGTGGGCAGATCCGAAGCGGAATCGTTGGTTCGTTCTCACCGTTTGTGGGAACAGTACTTGGTCACGCGAGTCGACTTGGAAGGAAGCCGCATTCACCAACAAGCCCACCAGCTCGAACACTTCACCGACCGGCAACTGCAAGATCAACTCGATCATCAAACGGATTCACCAGAGAAAGACCCGCACGGCAGCCCCATTCCCTCGGCAAGCGACAAACACTCATGA